One Streptomyces sp. NBC_00554 DNA segment encodes these proteins:
- a CDS encoding histidine triad nucleotide-binding protein, translating into MVGEPQDDCLFCKIVAGQIPADMVQETETTVAFRDINPQAPTHILVIPKVHHPDAAALAAAEPGIAADILREAGQVAAEEKLDSYRIVFNTGSGAGQTVFHAHAHLLGGRGMQWPPG; encoded by the coding sequence ATGGTGGGAGAGCCGCAGGACGACTGCCTGTTCTGCAAGATCGTCGCGGGGCAGATCCCGGCCGACATGGTCCAGGAGACCGAGACGACCGTGGCGTTCCGGGACATCAACCCCCAGGCGCCCACCCACATCCTGGTCATCCCCAAGGTGCACCACCCGGACGCGGCAGCACTGGCCGCCGCCGAACCCGGCATCGCCGCGGACATACTGCGCGAGGCCGGTCAGGTCGCGGCCGAGGAGAAGCTCGACAGCTACCGCATCGTGTTCAACACGGGCAGCGGTGCCGGGCAGACCGTCTTCCACGCACACGCCCACCTCCTCGGTGGTCGTGGCATGCAGTGGCCGCCGGGGTAA
- a CDS encoding ribonuclease Z, with the protein MSVRELVVLGTASQVPTRHRNHNGYLLRWDGQGLLFDPGEGTQRQMLRAGVAAHDLHRICVTHFHGDHSLGLAGVIQRINLDRVPHEVTAHYPRSGQRFFDRLRYATAYRETVALTEAPVDADGVLAVSASYTLEARRLSHPVESYGYRLVEPDGRRMLSERLAERGVRGPDVGRLQREGSLPGVSLDEVSEVRRGQRFAFVMDTRLCDGVYALAEGCDMLVIESTFLDEDEQLASDHGHLTAGQAGRVAKDAGVRHLVLTHFSQRYSEPDEFERQARAAGFEGELTVAHDLVRVPVPKRR; encoded by the coding sequence TTGTCCGTACGTGAATTGGTGGTCCTCGGCACCGCCAGCCAGGTCCCCACCCGCCATCGCAACCACAACGGCTACCTGCTGCGCTGGGACGGGCAAGGGCTGCTGTTCGATCCCGGCGAGGGCACGCAGCGGCAGATGCTGCGTGCCGGGGTCGCGGCCCATGATCTGCACCGGATCTGTGTCACCCACTTCCACGGCGACCACTCGCTCGGGCTCGCCGGGGTGATCCAGCGCATCAACCTCGACCGGGTGCCGCACGAGGTGACCGCGCACTATCCGCGCTCCGGGCAGCGGTTCTTCGACCGGTTGCGGTACGCCACCGCGTACCGCGAGACCGTCGCGCTCACCGAGGCGCCGGTCGACGCCGATGGGGTGCTTGCTGTGAGCGCTTCGTACACGCTGGAGGCACGGCGGCTCTCCCACCCCGTCGAGTCGTACGGCTACCGGCTTGTCGAGCCCGACGGGCGGCGGATGCTGTCCGAGCGGCTCGCCGAGCGGGGGGTCCGGGGACCTGATGTCGGGCGGCTGCAGCGAGAGGGCTCCCTTCCGGGAGTCTCCCTCGACGAGGTGAGCGAGGTCCGGCGCGGGCAGCGGTTCGCGTTCGTGATGGACACCCGGCTGTGCGACGGGGTGTATGCGCTTGCCGAGGGGTGCGACATGCTGGTCATCGAGTCGACGTTTCTTGATGAGGACGAGCAACTTGCTTCGGATCACGGTCATTTGACGGCTGGTCAGGCTGGCCGGGTGGCCAAGGACGCCGGCGTACGGCATCTCGTGCTCACGCACTTCAGTCAGCGGTACTCCGAACCGGATGAGTTCGAGCGGCAGGCTCGGGCCGCCGGGTTCGAGGGGGAGCTGACCGTGGCGCACGATCTGGTTCGGGTGCCGGTTCCCAAGCGGCGGTGA
- a CDS encoding adenosine deaminase, whose protein sequence is MPLPKAELHLHIEGTLEPELAFALAARNGVTLPYADTEELRKAYLFDDLQSFLNLYYELMAVLRTEQDFTDLADAYLARAAAQGVRHAEIFFDPQAHIARGVGMGTVVEGLSRALARSEETHGVSTQLIMCFLRDESAESAMDTLEAAKPYLDRIVGIGLDSAEVGHPPVKFREVYEAAAALGLRRVAHAGEEGPPSYITEALDVLGVERIDHGLRCMEDDALVERLVRERVPLTLCPLSNVRLRAVEMLEDHPLVAMMDAGLLCTVNSDDPAYFGGYVGDTFHAVREALGVDQERLRELARNSFEASFLEHDEERRARYIAEVAAYEFE, encoded by the coding sequence ATGCCCCTCCCCAAAGCTGAACTGCACCTCCACATCGAAGGCACCCTCGAACCCGAGCTGGCCTTCGCGCTCGCCGCGCGCAACGGCGTGACCCTGCCGTACGCGGACACCGAAGAGCTGCGCAAGGCGTATCTCTTCGACGATCTCCAGTCGTTCCTGAACCTGTACTACGAGCTCATGGCCGTACTGCGGACGGAACAGGACTTCACCGACCTCGCTGACGCCTACCTCGCGCGCGCCGCCGCGCAGGGCGTGCGGCACGCCGAGATCTTCTTCGACCCGCAGGCGCACATCGCGCGGGGGGTGGGAATGGGGACCGTCGTCGAGGGGCTCTCCCGCGCGCTCGCGCGCAGTGAGGAGACGCACGGTGTCTCCACCCAGCTGATCATGTGCTTCCTGCGCGACGAGTCCGCCGAGTCGGCCATGGACACCCTGGAGGCCGCGAAGCCGTACCTCGACCGCATCGTCGGCATCGGCCTCGACTCCGCCGAGGTCGGGCACCCGCCGGTCAAGTTCCGCGAGGTGTACGAGGCCGCCGCCGCGCTCGGGCTGCGGCGCGTCGCGCACGCGGGTGAGGAAGGGCCGCCGTCCTACATCACCGAGGCGCTGGACGTCCTCGGCGTCGAGCGCATCGACCACGGGCTGCGCTGCATGGAGGACGACGCGCTGGTCGAGCGGCTCGTGCGCGAGCGGGTGCCGTTGACGCTGTGCCCGCTGTCGAACGTACGGCTGCGGGCCGTGGAGATGCTGGAGGACCATCCGCTGGTCGCGATGATGGACGCCGGGCTGCTGTGCACCGTGAACTCCGATGACCCCGCGTACTTCGGGGGGTACGTCGGGGACACCTTCCACGCGGTGCGGGAAGCGCTGGGGGTCGATCAGGAACGGTTGCGGGAGCTGGCCCGCAACTCCTTCGAGGCGTCCTTCCTCGAGCACGACGAGGAGCGGCGGGCCCGGTACATCGCCGAGGTGGCGGCGTACGAGTTCGAGTAG
- a CDS encoding IS200/IS605 family accessory protein TnpB-related protein, which produces MGGVRELAASFVVPGPAGVAIRDRLRVSGADETVLCEVGAFLGSLAAEDLVVRSQQGAAPDAAAWAVRKRELTGRSSARWAGSVTKATHDQWALARRGQAAHITWLRGQIAQIAARLARPLGAKACKREGLVRGYASRAEWHAKSRRLHVLQGRLAVVEADWAAGRVRVVRGGRSLMNTRHHLAEAGLSERAWRERWEAARMFLAADGESGKRFGNETIRVTDSGQLSLKLPLPLAHLANAPHGRYVLDARVAFQYRGQEWLDRITANRAVAYRIHHDTVRGRWYVTASWQRAATPVLPLEAALAQGVVGVDMNDDHLAAWQLDTHGNPVGEPQRFFYDLTGNADHRDAQIRHALTRLLHFARRSGVAAIAVEDLDFTDGRSREKHGRNKRFRRLISRFPTARLKARLVSMAAEQDMAIVAVDPAYTSRWGGQHWQKPLTTPTRKTTRHDAASIGVGRRALGHPIRRRAAPPPVHQSDVQGHRTGQARPDTRGREETRPHVPGPRTRCAPPGGGAKAGDQCAQHRSGHMAEHASWLQDSLPLSY; this is translated from the coding sequence GTGGGCGGGGTACGAGAGTTGGCGGCATCGTTCGTGGTGCCCGGCCCTGCGGGGGTGGCGATCCGAGACCGGCTGAGGGTGTCGGGGGCGGACGAGACGGTGCTGTGTGAGGTCGGCGCCTTCCTGGGCTCGCTGGCCGCAGAGGATCTCGTAGTCCGTTCCCAGCAGGGCGCGGCGCCTGATGCGGCCGCCTGGGCGGTGCGCAAGCGGGAGTTGACCGGGCGCTCGTCCGCGCGTTGGGCGGGGAGTGTCACCAAGGCGACGCATGACCAGTGGGCGCTGGCCCGGCGCGGTCAGGCCGCCCACATCACTTGGCTGCGGGGGCAGATCGCGCAGATTGCGGCGCGGCTGGCCCGGCCGCTGGGCGCCAAGGCCTGTAAACGTGAGGGCCTGGTACGGGGGTATGCCTCGCGTGCCGAGTGGCATGCCAAGTCCCGGCGTCTGCACGTGCTGCAGGGACGGCTGGCGGTGGTGGAGGCGGACTGGGCGGCGGGCCGGGTGCGTGTGGTGCGCGGCGGCCGAAGTCTGATGAACACTCGTCACCACCTCGCTGAGGCCGGGCTGAGTGAGCGGGCGTGGCGTGAGCGGTGGGAGGCGGCGCGGATGTTCCTGGCCGCCGACGGGGAGTCCGGCAAACGCTTCGGCAACGAGACGATCCGCGTCACCGACAGCGGACAGCTCTCCCTCAAACTCCCGCTCCCGCTGGCGCACTTGGCCAACGCGCCGCACGGCCGGTACGTGCTCGACGCACGGGTGGCGTTCCAGTACCGGGGCCAGGAGTGGCTCGACCGGATCACCGCCAACCGGGCGGTGGCCTACCGCATCCACCACGACACGGTGCGAGGCCGCTGGTATGTGACCGCGTCCTGGCAGCGGGCCGCAACGCCGGTGCTGCCCCTGGAAGCGGCCCTGGCTCAGGGGGTGGTGGGGGTGGACATGAACGACGACCACCTCGCTGCCTGGCAGCTCGATACCCACGGCAATCCGGTCGGGGAGCCGCAGCGCTTCTTCTACGACCTGACCGGGAACGCGGATCACCGGGATGCGCAGATCCGGCACGCGCTAACGCGGCTGCTGCACTTCGCCCGGCGCAGCGGCGTCGCCGCGATCGCCGTCGAGGATCTCGACTTCACCGACGGCAGGAGCCGGGAGAAGCACGGCCGCAACAAACGCTTCCGCCGACTGATCTCCCGCTTCCCGACCGCGAGACTCAAGGCCCGGCTCGTCTCGATGGCCGCCGAGCAGGACATGGCCATCGTCGCGGTCGACCCCGCCTACACAAGCCGCTGGGGCGGCCAGCACTGGCAGAAACCCCTGACCACCCCCACCCGCAAGACCACCCGGCACGATGCGGCGAGCATCGGGGTCGGAAGGCGCGCACTCGGACATCCGATCAGGCGACGGGCGGCACCGCCCCCTGTACACCAGAGCGATGTGCAGGGGCATCGGACCGGCCAGGCCCGACCGGACACCCGAGGGCGTGAGGAAACCCGCCCCCACGTTCCCGGACCGCGCACGCGATGCGCGCCGCCCGGTGGTGGAGCGAAAGCGGGAGACCAGTGTGCCCAACACCGTTCGGGGCACATGGCTGAGCATGCGTCCTGGCTACAGGACTCACTCCCGCTCAGCTATTAG
- a CDS encoding carbohydrate kinase family protein — protein MTAANGERPYSHAPVDPLAGLRAPQDPPWDVYLTGTVFLDIIFTGLDSAPVRGTESWARGMGSSPGGVANMATALARLGLKTSLAAAFGDDHYGEYCWDALEQGEHIDLSPSRTVPGWHSPVTVSMAYEGERTMVSHGHEPPPEEPAPDCPPSARAAVAALTPGKPAPWIAQAASKGARIFADVGWDDTGAWDLAGLSDLAHCEAFLPNAEEAMRYTGASSPRAAAHALTEHVPLAVVTLGAEGAYAVDAGTGQSAEVPAIAVEALDPTGAGDVFVAGFVMATLADWPLADRLAFAGLTAALSVQEFGGSLSAPGWSEIAAWWRRVQSVDDQDPAALDRYAFLEPLLPETSRPWPLRRAVPTIGFGRSA, from the coding sequence GTGACCGCAGCCAACGGAGAGCGACCGTACAGCCACGCGCCCGTCGACCCGCTCGCCGGGCTGCGCGCGCCCCAGGATCCGCCCTGGGACGTCTACCTCACGGGCACCGTCTTCCTCGACATCATCTTCACCGGGCTCGACTCCGCCCCGGTGCGCGGGACCGAGTCCTGGGCGCGCGGGATGGGGTCGAGCCCCGGCGGCGTGGCGAACATGGCGACGGCGCTGGCGCGGCTGGGCCTGAAGACCTCGCTGGCGGCGGCCTTCGGGGACGACCACTACGGGGAGTACTGCTGGGACGCCCTGGAGCAGGGCGAGCACATCGACCTCTCCCCGTCCCGCACGGTGCCCGGCTGGCACTCGCCGGTCACCGTGTCGATGGCGTACGAGGGCGAACGCACGATGGTCTCGCACGGCCACGAGCCGCCTCCGGAGGAGCCGGCGCCCGACTGCCCGCCGAGCGCGCGTGCCGCCGTCGCCGCGCTCACGCCGGGCAAGCCCGCGCCGTGGATCGCGCAGGCCGCGAGCAAGGGGGCCCGGATCTTCGCGGACGTCGGCTGGGACGACACGGGCGCGTGGGATCTGGCGGGGCTGTCCGACCTCGCGCACTGCGAGGCGTTCCTGCCCAACGCCGAGGAGGCGATGCGCTACACAGGCGCCTCTTCCCCTCGGGCCGCGGCCCACGCGCTCACGGAGCACGTGCCGCTCGCCGTGGTCACGCTCGGCGCCGAGGGTGCGTACGCCGTTGACGCCGGCACCGGCCAGAGCGCCGAGGTGCCCGCCATCGCCGTCGAGGCCCTGGATCCCACCGGCGCCGGTGACGTCTTCGTCGCCGGCTTCGTCATGGCCACCCTCGCCGACTGGCCCCTCGCCGACCGCCTCGCCTTCGCCGGCCTCACCGCCGCGCTCTCCGTCCAGGAGTTCGGCGGCTCCCTCTCCGCCCCCGGCTGGTCCGAGATCGCCGCCTGGTGGCGCCGCGTCCAGTCGGTCGACGACCAGGACCCCGCCGCCCTCGACCGCTACGCCTTCCTGGAGCCCCTACTCCCGGAGACTTCCCGCCCCTGGCCCCTGAGACGAGCAGTCCCCACCATCGGCTTCGGCCGCTCAGCCTGA
- a CDS encoding glucarate dehydratase family protein has product MTRDLTITDVRLTPILVADPPLLNTQGVHQPYTPRLIVEVVTADGVTGVGETYGDGKYLELARPFADKLVGRQVSDLNGLFTVADEVAVDQGRVDDQIDVGGLRGVQTADKLRLSVVSGFEVACLDALGKALGLPVHALLGGKVRDAVEYSAYLFYKWAEHPEGVESEKDDWGAAVDPAGVVEQARKFTERYGFTSFKLKGGVFPPDEEIAAVRALAEAFPGHPLRLDPNGAWSVETSLRVAEELGDVLEYLEDPALGTPAMAEVASRTSVPLATNMCVTTFAEIQEAFTKGAVQVVLSDHHYWGGLRNTRELAAICRTFGVSVSMHSNTHLGISLAAMTHVASTVPDLHHACDSHYPWQSEDVLTERLTFENGSVKVSDAPGLGVELDQDKLRFLHQRWLDDDGKLHDRDDAAAMRIAAPDWVTPAVPRW; this is encoded by the coding sequence GTGACCCGCGATCTGACCATCACCGACGTGCGGCTGACCCCGATCCTGGTGGCCGACCCGCCGCTGCTCAACACGCAGGGCGTGCACCAGCCGTACACCCCCCGGCTGATCGTGGAGGTCGTCACGGCGGACGGTGTGACGGGCGTCGGCGAGACGTACGGCGACGGCAAGTACCTCGAACTCGCCCGCCCCTTCGCCGACAAACTGGTCGGCCGCCAAGTCTCCGACCTCAACGGCCTGTTCACCGTCGCCGACGAGGTGGCCGTCGACCAGGGCCGGGTCGACGACCAGATCGACGTCGGCGGTCTGCGCGGCGTCCAGACCGCCGACAAGCTGCGCCTGTCCGTGGTCTCCGGCTTCGAGGTGGCCTGCCTGGACGCGCTGGGCAAGGCACTCGGGCTGCCCGTGCACGCGCTGCTCGGCGGCAAGGTGCGGGACGCGGTGGAGTACAGCGCGTACCTCTTCTACAAATGGGCCGAGCACCCCGAGGGCGTCGAGAGCGAGAAGGACGACTGGGGCGCCGCCGTCGACCCAGCCGGAGTCGTCGAGCAGGCGCGGAAGTTCACCGAGCGGTACGGGTTCACCTCGTTCAAGCTGAAGGGCGGTGTCTTCCCGCCGGACGAGGAGATCGCCGCCGTACGGGCACTCGCCGAGGCGTTCCCCGGGCATCCCCTGCGCCTGGACCCCAACGGCGCCTGGTCCGTGGAGACTTCACTGAGGGTCGCCGAGGAGCTGGGTGACGTACTCGAATACCTGGAGGACCCCGCACTCGGCACGCCCGCCATGGCGGAGGTCGCCTCCCGCACCTCGGTCCCGCTCGCCACCAACATGTGCGTGACGACCTTCGCGGAGATCCAGGAGGCCTTCACCAAGGGGGCGGTGCAGGTCGTCCTGTCCGACCACCACTACTGGGGCGGACTGCGCAACACACGTGAACTCGCCGCCATCTGCCGCACGTTCGGCGTAAGCGTGTCCATGCACTCCAACACCCATCTCGGCATCTCACTCGCCGCGATGACCCACGTCGCCTCGACGGTCCCCGACCTCCACCACGCCTGCGACTCCCACTACCCCTGGCAGTCCGAGGACGTACTCACCGAGCGCCTCACCTTCGAGAACGGCTCGGTCAAGGTCTCCGACGCCCCCGGCCTCGGCGTCGAACTCGACCAGGACAAACTCCGCTTCCTGCACCAGCGCTGGCTCGACGACGACGGCAAACTGCACGACCGCGACGACGCGGCGGCGATGCGGATCGCGGCCCCGGACTGGGTCACACCGGCCGTGCCGCGCTGGTAG
- a CDS encoding 5-dehydro-4-deoxyglucarate dehydratase — MTADTHRKAVVERLREGMARGVLSFPLTSFHRDGSLDLDGFRTHVAAQIATGPGAVFPACGTGEFFSLDEDEYRKVVAATVEAAAGRVPVVAGIGYGWAQAARFARIAEEAGADALLVLPHYLVAAPQDGLVAQVEQIAVRTRLPLIVYQRGQVTFSAESLRHVARIPGVIGLKDGHSDLDRLQRLTLAAPEGFLFFNGAATAEIQARAYATVGVPAYSSAVHAFAPEIADAFFAAHQDGDDAAMDRLLRDFYIPFVELRDRRPGYAVSLVKAAARLRGHPVGPVRAPLTDPSATDLADLEKLLATGLALVPTSASPSTPTSASVGAAL; from the coding sequence ATGACCGCGGACACGCACAGGAAGGCCGTCGTGGAGCGGCTGCGCGAAGGGATGGCACGCGGCGTGCTGTCGTTCCCGCTCACCAGCTTCCACCGCGACGGCTCCCTCGACCTCGACGGCTTCCGTACACATGTGGCCGCGCAGATCGCCACCGGCCCCGGCGCCGTCTTCCCGGCCTGCGGCACCGGCGAGTTCTTCTCACTGGACGAGGACGAGTACCGGAAGGTCGTCGCCGCGACGGTCGAGGCGGCGGCAGGGCGCGTGCCCGTCGTCGCGGGTATCGGGTACGGCTGGGCCCAGGCCGCCCGGTTCGCGCGGATCGCGGAGGAGGCCGGCGCCGACGCCCTGCTTGTGCTGCCGCACTATCTCGTCGCCGCGCCGCAGGACGGGCTCGTCGCACAGGTGGAGCAGATCGCCGTACGGACACGACTGCCCCTCATCGTCTACCAGCGCGGCCAAGTCACCTTCAGCGCCGAGTCGTTGAGGCATGTCGCCCGCATCCCCGGCGTCATCGGACTCAAGGACGGACACAGCGACCTCGACCGCCTGCAGCGGCTCACCCTCGCCGCGCCCGAGGGGTTCCTGTTCTTCAACGGGGCCGCCACGGCGGAGATCCAGGCCCGCGCGTACGCCACGGTCGGCGTCCCCGCGTACTCGTCGGCCGTGCACGCCTTCGCGCCCGAGATCGCCGACGCCTTCTTCGCGGCGCACCAGGACGGTGACGACGCCGCCATGGACCGGCTGCTGCGCGACTTCTACATCCCCTTCGTCGAACTCCGCGACCGCCGGCCCGGCTACGCCGTCTCGCTCGTGAAGGCCGCCGCCCGGCTCCGCGGCCACCCCGTCGGCCCGGTCCGCGCCCCGCTCACCGACCCGTCGGCAACGGACCTCGCCGACCTGGAAAAGCTGCTCGCCACCGGACTCGCCCTCGTCCCCACCTCCGCCTCCCCCTCCACCCCTACCTCCGCCTCCGTAGGAGCCGCCCTGTGA
- a CDS encoding IclR family transcriptional regulator, with product MPEPTDERGVREVKSAARTVELLELLAVRGDRPARLQELADALEVPRSSMYALLQTLIGRGWVRTDVTGSLYGIGIHALLTGTSYLDSDPRVRAVRPYLDEASQALGETIHMGRLDGTDVAYLATRESHEYLRTISRVGRRLPAHVGALGKALLAERPDEKLPEGPYAAATPHTHTRRDALAADLARTRARGYSVDREEGVLGIVGFGFALRYDVPAQDAVSCSVPVARLTSAHEDRIITVMREIRAKIETAAPGAAGAPHWR from the coding sequence ATGCCGGAACCCACTGACGAGCGCGGAGTGCGCGAGGTGAAGTCCGCCGCGCGCACGGTCGAACTGCTGGAACTGCTCGCCGTGCGGGGCGACCGTCCGGCACGCCTCCAGGAGCTCGCGGACGCGCTCGAAGTGCCCCGCAGCTCGATGTACGCGCTGCTCCAGACCCTGATCGGCCGGGGCTGGGTGCGCACGGACGTCACGGGTTCGCTCTACGGCATCGGCATCCACGCGCTCCTCACCGGCACCAGCTATCTGGACTCGGACCCGCGCGTGCGCGCCGTACGCCCCTACCTCGACGAGGCCTCGCAGGCGCTCGGCGAGACGATCCACATGGGGCGCCTCGACGGCACGGACGTGGCCTACCTCGCGACCCGCGAATCGCACGAGTACCTGCGCACCATCAGCCGGGTGGGCCGCCGGCTCCCCGCCCACGTGGGCGCACTGGGCAAGGCCCTGCTGGCCGAACGCCCCGACGAGAAGCTGCCCGAGGGCCCGTACGCCGCCGCCACCCCGCACACCCACACCCGGCGCGACGCCCTCGCGGCGGACCTGGCCCGCACCCGCGCCCGCGGCTACTCCGTCGACCGCGAGGAGGGCGTCCTCGGCATCGTCGGCTTCGGCTTCGCCCTGCGGTACGACGTCCCCGCCCAGGACGCCGTCAGCTGCTCGGTTCCGGTGGCCCGGCTGACCTCCGCACACGAGGACCGGATCATCACGGTCATGCGCGAGATCCGGGCCAAGATCGAGACGGCGGCCCCGGGGGCGGCGGGAGCCCCGCACTGGCGCTGA
- a CDS encoding PhoH family protein, protein MTQTPTAQTPAQGQARARFTVPANHPMVTVLGSGDALLRVIEKAFPAADIHVRGNEISAVGDAGEVALVQRLFDEMMLVLRTGQPMTEDAVERSIAMLRASENGEGDGEETPAEVLTQNILSWRGRTIRPKTLNQKRYVDAIDKHTIVFGIGPAGTGKTYLAMAKAVQALQAKQVSRIILTRPAVEAGERLGFLPGTLYDKIDPYLRPLYDALHDMLDPDSIPRLMAAGTIEVAPLAYMRGRTLNDAFIILDEAQNTSPEQMKMFLTRLGFESKIVITGDVTQVDLPSGTKSGLRQVQDILEGLPDIHFSRLTSSDVVRHKLVGRIVDAYEKYDSENGTENGSHKGRRH, encoded by the coding sequence ATGACTCAGACACCCACAGCACAGACCCCCGCACAGGGGCAGGCAAGAGCGCGTTTCACGGTCCCCGCGAATCACCCCATGGTCACTGTGCTGGGGTCCGGCGACGCCCTCCTGCGCGTGATCGAGAAGGCCTTCCCGGCGGCCGACATCCATGTCCGGGGCAATGAGATCAGCGCGGTGGGCGACGCCGGCGAAGTCGCCCTCGTCCAGCGCCTGTTCGACGAGATGATGCTGGTGCTCCGCACCGGGCAGCCGATGACGGAGGACGCCGTGGAACGCTCGATCGCGATGCTCAGAGCGAGCGAGAACGGGGAGGGCGACGGCGAGGAGACCCCGGCCGAGGTCCTCACGCAGAACATCCTGTCCTGGCGGGGCCGCACCATCCGCCCCAAGACGCTCAACCAGAAGCGGTACGTCGACGCCATCGACAAGCACACCATCGTCTTCGGCATCGGCCCCGCCGGTACGGGCAAGACGTACCTCGCCATGGCGAAGGCCGTCCAGGCGCTCCAGGCCAAGCAGGTCAGCCGGATCATCCTCACCCGCCCGGCGGTGGAGGCGGGAGAGCGCCTGGGATTCCTCCCGGGCACCCTCTACGACAAGATCGACCCGTACCTGCGCCCGCTGTACGACGCGCTGCACGACATGCTCGACCCGGACTCGATCCCGCGCCTGATGGCGGCGGGCACGATCGAGGTCGCGCCGCTCGCCTACATGCGCGGCCGTACGCTCAACGACGCCTTCATCATCCTGGACGAGGCCCAGAACACGAGCCCCGAGCAGATGAAGATGTTCCTGACCCGGCTCGGCTTCGAGTCGAAGATCGTGATCACGGGTGACGTGACCCAGGTCGACCTGCCGAGCGGCACGAAGTCGGGTCTGCGGCAGGTCCAGGACATCCTGGAGGGCCTTCCGGACATCCACTTCTCCCGGCTCACGTCGAGCGATGTCGTACGGCACAAGCTGGTCGGCCGTATCGTCGACGCGTACGAGAAGTACGACAGCGAGAACGGCACCGAGAACGGCTCCCACAAGGGCCGCAGGCACTAA
- the ybeY gene encoding rRNA maturation RNase YbeY yields MSIDVNNESGTEVDEQAILDIARYALARMRIHPLSELSVIVVDADAMEQLHIQWMDLPGPTDVMSFPMDELRPPSKDDDEPPQGLLGDIVLCPEVAEQQGKDAETQHSMDEELQLLTVHGVLHLLGYDHEEADEKAEMFGLQAAIVDGWRADKGMTGPSPAPTVS; encoded by the coding sequence ATGTCGATCGACGTCAACAACGAGTCCGGAACCGAGGTCGACGAGCAGGCGATCCTCGACATCGCCCGCTACGCGCTCGCGCGGATGCGTATCCACCCGCTCTCCGAGCTCTCGGTGATCGTCGTGGACGCCGACGCCATGGAGCAGCTGCACATCCAGTGGATGGACCTGCCGGGGCCGACGGACGTCATGTCGTTCCCCATGGACGAGCTGCGGCCGCCGTCGAAGGACGACGACGAGCCGCCGCAGGGTCTGCTCGGCGACATCGTGCTCTGCCCGGAGGTCGCCGAGCAGCAGGGCAAGGATGCAGAGACGCAGCACTCCATGGACGAGGAGCTCCAGCTCCTGACCGTCCACGGGGTGCTGCACCTGCTCGGTTACGACCACGAGGAGGCCGACGAGAAGGCCGAGATGTTCGGTCTTCAGGCGGCCATCGTGGACGGCTGGCGCGCGGACAAGGGCATGACGGGTCCCTCACCGGCCCCGACCGTGTCATGA